Below is a window of Ralstonia nicotianae DNA.
CTTGTCGTGTTGCCAATCCTGCCGCGCCTGCTGGAGCGCCTTCGCGATGAAAATCGTGCTGTCGCCGGCACCTATCTCGACGACTGTTGCGGGGCGGGTCATGCGGATGAGTGCCGAGATCAGACTGGCGCTGTTCTCGGTACCCATTCCGGGTCTAATCATGTGCACGGGCGTTCCCTCCAGAAATCAATCGCAACATGCCGGCCTCCACAAAGTGGACGATGTTCGGGTGCAGTGATTCCGGTATCTCGTTCAAAAGCTTGTCCGGGGAGAAGATGCCTTGAGAAGCTTCGCTCAATCGAATGGTTCGACCGTTAAGCTGGTTGATGGCTACGCGGCCGATCCCGGGGGCGTCGGCAACGATGCAGGTGGGTTCGATCATGTAGCGGACCGGAGGCGATGCCGGGAACGCCTGGTCAGTCTCGATGAACCCATGTCGATATAGCGCGACCAATAGCGTGCCCGCCTCATGCATCACGCCATTGATTTCCATACCCGGCAACGCGCCCACGGTTGTCCCTTCCGCGAGCGCCTGAACGTCTTCATGGCGAAACCCGCCAAACGCCTGCGCGCTTTCAACCACGACAAGCGATGATCGAATCCCCCGCGCACCGACAAGCCGAGGCGTATTGCGGGTAATGCGCGCTGACTTGGACCATCTGACCGAGCTGTCTGGAGCCAGGAATTCAGGACAGGTTGCGAGCGGGTTCCGCAATGCCGGTGGCATTGACTTGCTCAGCGTGTAGCTGCCATTGCCGTCGGCCTGGTCGCCCTGGAGATATTCGGCGAGCTGCCAGGCATATCCCCCCGTGCCTTGATAAAAATTTGGTCGGATCGGATCGGTTCTCATGGTGGTTCAAGCCGATTTCAATATGACGATTGCCGTCGCCATGCCCACGGCGGTCCCGTCTTGCACTTCGGATGCGATCACTTTGTCGACCGTGAGGCCGCTGGCCTCCGCGATGGGGACGAGTGCCGACGGCGTCCACATCCGGTCTCGAAGATCGCATACGACTCCTTCGATATTCCCGTTTTCATTCCGTCCCGATTGCGCAAAGACCGATCGATGCATGATCAGCTTGTCGCTGTCGTATTTGTAGGCCCACCAGATGAGCGCGGCTTCCCCGTTGCTCCGCCGAAATGGCACCACCGTGCATCGCTTGTCCATGAACGAAAGACGCTCGGGTGTTCCGTCACCGAAGACGGCGACCATGATCCTCGATCCGGCGTCGCGCAGTTGCGCCTTCGCGCTACGCAACAGCACTTCGAGCTTATCGTCGTCCAGAATGAAATTGACGGTCGCATCGCCAAACGTGACGACGTCGAAGCGTCGTTGTGTGATCGGTGCCGGCAGATCAAATATGTCGCCCTGGAGCGCGTGAACGTGGCTGTGATGGATGGACGCATTGAAGCGATCGATGGCGACGGGGGAGATGTCGATGCCAAAGCTTTCCTTCAGCGAAAATTTCTCGGCGAGGTGCAGTAGCAGCCGACCATCGCCGCAGCCCAGATCGAGAATATTGTGCCCATCCCGGACAATGGATTCCGCGGCGGAAAAATCCCATGTCGCACGGACTGTCGTCAATTCATACTCGTCGAATAGCGGCTCGTCGAAGTAGTAGTGGCTGACTCTGAGATCCGCGATGCCCGATGCCACGATGCGATCCAAAGGGGCTTGCAGCTTGATTGATTTCGTATCGCCTGGCTTCGATCCGAAGCGTCCTATGCCACTCATCATCAAGCTCCTTTTGTAATCATGCTTGGTCGGTTTTTGACATTCAACGCGAAGCCGCATGCACCGATGATCGCCGTTGCGACGCCAACAGCCACGAGCGCCATGCTTACGTGCGCCGTACTGACCATGCCGGCGCTCAGGAAGCCGAGAAATACCGAAGTCTGGATGCAAAATATGTAGGCCGGCATCAGGTTGACGCGCCGCTGCGGATCGATTGCCTTCATCATGAAACTTGCGGTGAGCGCGTTCTGGATGCCGTTTGCCGATCCAATCAGAAACGTCGCGCACATGATGATCCATGCCGCGTCGCTCAACGCGAGCCATAAAATGCCGAAGCCGATGATACTGGCGGCAATGGAGGCGCCGGCGGCGTCGCCGAACCGCGCCAACATCCCGGAAAAAACCACGGGACCGACGATCAGCCCCACACTCAACGCGCTGATAACGAATCCGTAGATCTCGGCACTGAACTGCAGCTCGGTGCGAACTCGAAAGATCAACAGCACATTGAGCGTGGATGTCAGCACGACGGTCATCAGCAACGGAGCGACCGCACGGATGACGCCGGCTGTGCGAAAGAGATCGGGCAGGTCGAATCGGCCCTTCTGCTTTTCTTGCGTGGGCGTCTGATCGGATTTCTGGCTGAAAGAATCCAGCACCTTGAAACATAGCGCGGTGACAGGCGCGGCGACCAACACCAACAATGCCAGCAGCAACAGCCCCCGTGAACGCCCGGCCATGCCGTACAGCAGTCCGCCGAGAGCCGGGCCGCCCACGTAACCCATGTTCCGCACCGATTGCGTGATCCGGTTGACACGATCGATGTACCGCTCGTCGTTTGTGTAGCTTGGAATGGCGACCATGATGGCCCCCCACTGAAGGGACCCCGTGGATCCGAGCGCCAGTGAAACGACGACGTAACTCCAGAACTGATTGGCCAAGGACGCGACCGCGATCAGAATCGACTGAAGGAGAAATACCGCGGGAATCGCTTTGCGAGGCCCGATCCGCTGGAGGATCATGGGTGCGATCGGGCCGGAAAGCATGCCTCCGATGAGGCCGGCGGCGAGCAATATCGATACCGAGGAAGTGTGGTCCGCCAGCCTCAGGGCAAAGGTCACTTGAGCCGCTTCATCGGCGAAGCTGCCAAGCGACAGGGAGATGCCAATAAAAACGAGCGCCCATCGGCCTCTGATGCCCATCAAAGCGCTCCCCACCGCGCCAGCGATGCGGCAACACTCAGGAGATCATCGTTAAGCAGCTTGTCTTTCCCGCTCGATCGATCCGAAATGTTCACTGGCTGACCGGCGGACAGGCAATTCAGAAAGTCGTGCAATGCGCGGCTGTATCTGAAGCTGCCGCAGTGGCCGTTGGCCGCGACCAGGACCTCTCCCTCCTGCAACACCGGTATCCATTGCAGGGTGCTGACGGCGTTGAGGGCGATGACATCGTCCAGTGCTTCGACTTCGACGATTGGACGGCCGACATTCAAGCGGCTGCTGGTGTCCGAGATGAGCTGAGAAATCATCATGCGTCTTTTCAGAGACGCGCCGTCAAGCAGGGCCTTCAGGGATGAAAGCAGCAGCGCATCATCGGGGTTCAGGCTCGCGATGCCTGAGGAACGCACGTCATGGCGGGTACGATTGGGCGCCTGGAGCAGGCCCTTCACGTAGTTCGCGTTTTGCTGAGAATCGTTGCCGGTTTCCCAAAAAGCGATATTCACGTTGATCGAGACATCGGATTTTGTTTCGGCAACGTGAAGCCAGTCCTCAGGGAAATAGGTGACTCGATTCGTTTTGTTCTCAAGTGGAATGCCTTCGGACTTGAATGATTCATAGTCTGGAAATCGCACGCCAACGAGATCCGACCGGGTTCCGGGCCAGGTGAACATCGTTTTTCCATCGCGCAAGGTGAACCCGAAGTTATGCGCATGATCCGCATGGATCCCAACATAGGTGGATGAATATCGCCCGATAAAGCAATCAATATCGACGCGGCCACCAGGACGATAGCCTATTGACAAGGCGAGCTGGTCGGAAAAAGCTTTGGCGACATCCCAGATGTTGGGGCTTGCCGCATGAAGCCCATAGTACATGACCGCCCACTCGTCGTTGCCAGCAAGGCGCCCAATTCTCGATACATAATCGTCGAGTGTGTTATCAGTGGGAAGCGCAAGAAAATCAGGGCGCGGCGCTGACGTGCGTTTTCCATTGAAAACGGTGATGGCTTCGGACTGAGCGTTGCGGGATCGAAGGTCGTTCGCGCACATCGCATATTCCTTGAGCGCCCCCAGCACATCTTGATCGTTGAATGGGATCTGCGATATGGCCAGCTCTGTCGCTTGCTTACCCCATGATTCTTTCGCAAATTGCGGCGACAACAATGCGGCCATATTCGATTCTCCGTTCAGAGAAACATGGATAAGTGAGCAAGAGGCCAAAGCCCCTTGCTCAAGAAGCGGATTCGGCAATGCATGCGCATTACCGCGCCTTTCAGGCAGCCTCGGCGACAGCCATTGCTTCTTCATCGTTGCGCTGCGCATACTTGACGTTGGCCATCACCGGCTCTACCTCGACGTCATTGCGCTGTGCGTACTTCACGTTGGCTACAGTCGGCTCTACCTCGACGTCGTTACGCTGCGCATATTTGACGTTGGCTGCGATCGGCTCGACCTCGCTAGCGGTCAATTCATGATTTATCGTTATGTTTTTCAAGGAAATCGTCATATTGATGCTCATTTTTAACGAAAATGAATTTAGGGCAGGTGGAGCGCGCATCCTCGTTTCCGGTTAAGGGGTTGCGCGCAGCGTGATACTGCATCAGATGCAATATCAATGTCAATGTCAAGCATTTGTACTGAAATTAAGTTCATTCGATTCTCCGGGGATGCATTGCATTCATCACTTCTCCGGAATGGCGGATTATTGAAGTCAATGATTTGCTTAAGCCTCGCTGAGAAACTTCTGATTTATGCAGAGGCTCCCTTGAGATTCGGGCGTTTGCGTACTAAAAGGGCTTTCCCGTTGAGCACAAGCGCAATCGTGGTTTTCGTGATTGCATGCGGCAATGCCGCCGGCGCGAGCGAGAAGATGAAGGGCTGCGGGAAAACCGGTGCAGACGCATGGATGACCAGCCGACAATCCGCCTCACTGGATCCGAAACCGGCGTTCTACCGCCGGGCACGGCATTCCGCTTCCCCGATTCCACCGCGGCCGCGCACATCACCGGGCGGGCGCCCGTTTGTCGGCAACCTCTCCGCCCGTTCGATTGCCCATGCGCTTGCCGTGCCCAGCGCTATGCTGTGGCCAACCCCTTTGCCGGCATCAGGGTGCGATGGCCATTGAATCGTTCCCCGTTCCGCAATAGAAAATGCGGATTCGCCCCAGTCTGGATTGGCAATCTTGATTGCCGCGGGAAGGGTGCCGTGCCGTGAACTATGGGTGTCTCTCCGCAGGGTCCCTGGCCGGCCGAGGCGCGGCTCAGACCGGCGACACCACCGCCTCGCCCGCCAGGTGCAGGCGGGCGTTCTCCAGGAAGCGGTCCACCGTTGCTGCGATCGACTCCGGCGACCAGCCGGCAATATGCGGCGTCAGCACGACCTGCTCCAGGTCCAGCAGCCCGGCCGGCGGCGCGGGCTCGCTCTCGTACACGTCCAGCCCGGCGCCGCCCAGCCTGCCGGCGCGGATGGCGGCTTCCAGCGCCGCCGTATCCACCACGCTGCCGCGCGCGATGTTGACCACGTAGCCGGTGGGGCCCAGCGCTTCCAGCACGTCCCGGTTCACCAGGTGGCGCGTCTGCGCGCCGCCCGGCGTGGCGACGATCAGGAAATCCGCCCATTCGGCCATCGCCCCGATCGCATCGAAGTAGCGGTAGGGCACGTTTTCGCGCGGCTTGCGGTTGTGGTAGCCGATCTGCATGTCGAAGCCGGCGGCGCGCCGCGCGATCTGCAGGCCGATGGTGCCCAGGCCGACGATGCCCAGCCGCTTGCCCCACACGCCCGGCTGCAGCGGGATGTCGTCGCGCCAGATGCCGTTGCGCGTGGCGCGATCCAGCTTGGGGATGCCGCGCACGGTGGCGAGCAGCAGCCCGATCGCGTGGTCGGCCACGCAGGCGTCGTTGGTGCCGGCGCCGTTGGCCACCACCACGCCGCGCGCGCGGGCGGCCTGCACGTCGATGTTTTCGTAACCGGCGCCCAGCGCGCAGGCCAGCTCCAGCGCCGGCATGGCGGCGATCTCCGGCGCGCTCAGGCCGGTCGAGCCGTTGGTCAGCACCACGCGCACGGCATGGCCATCGCGCGTGACGGCTGCGTCGCGCTCAGCGCGGGTGGGGGCATAGATGACGTGGAAGTGTTGGCCGATGCGCGCCAGATGATCGGCGGCCATGGCAATCAGGATCAGAAGCGTGGGTTGCATGGTGAGGAGGGGCGGGAACGTGCCGCGTCTTTCGGATGCCGCGCGGCGCCCAGCGATCATAGCGCGGCGGTCCGCGGCCATGCCGATCGCTTTGCCGCGCATGCGGTTACACGCCGTTACCGATGAGCGGGTTTGGTTGCACGGCGGCACCGGGGCGCGGCATAGACTTTGCGGCAAGAGGCGGCCCGGTGCGCGGACGCTCCGCGCGCGGTCCGGACGGACGCCTCGCTACAACGACGGGATCAATCATGCAAGCGACAGACAAGCCGGCGCGCAACAGCCGGACAGGACGGGTGGGACGATGGGCGGCGGTGGCCGCGATGGCGGTGGCAGCGGCCGGACTCGCCGGCTGCGTGACCGCGCCCTATCCGGCGTATGGCGCGGGGTACGGCGCAGGCTATGCGGCGGGCAGCAGCCCGGCCTACGGCGGCGGCTACGGCGGTACGACCATCAGCGGCCAGCCCTACAGCAACGGCTACAGCAGCGGGTACGACAGCAGCTACAACAGCGGTGGTTACAACAACGGCTACGGCAATCCGGGCACGCCCGACACGCCGCAGCCGTATCCGGCGTATTCCTCGCCGAACTATTCTCCGTATCCGGGCAATGGCAGTCAGGGTGGCTATGGCGGTGCTCCGGCCTACCAGGCGCCGGCGGACAACCGCTACGGCGTGGTCGACCGCATCGAGATGGTGCCGGTGCGGGGCACGCCGACCGGGGTGGGCGCGGTGCTGGGCGGCGTGGTCGGCGGGCTGGTCGGACACCAGATCGGTGGCGGGCGCGGCAATACGGTGGCCACCATCGGCGGGGCCGTGGCGGGCGCGCTGGCCGGCAACACCATCGAGGGCAACACCGCGACCGGGCAGGCGTACCGCGTGGTGCTGCGCCTGAATGACAATTCCGTGACAGCGCTCACGCAGAGCAACCCCAACGGCCTGCGCGTGGGTGACCGGGCACGCATCGAAAACGGCATGGCGGTGCCGTACTGAGCACTTCAAGCCGCCGCGCCGATGCAAGGCGGGCGGCGGCGGCCGGCCCGGCTTCAGAAACCGGATCGGCCCGCCGATATAAGTCGGAGCGACCCAACCCGCCCCGACTGCCATGCTGAACCGACTTTCCATCCGCTTCCGACTCAACGCCGCCCTTGTGCTGCTTGGCGCACTGCTCGCCATCATCGGCACCATCGGCGTGATCGGCATGCGCGCCTCCGACGCGAACATCCGCGAGATCTACAGCAATCAGCTCGCCTCGACCTCGCTGGTCTCCAAGGCCCAGCTGAACGCCGCCGTGATCCGGACCACGCTGGACCGCGCGGTGTTCCATATCGATGCTGCCGATGTGCCGGCCGTCATCGACAAGGCCGCCGCGTACCGCGCCAAGTCCGAGGACGCCTGGAAACAGTACAAGGGCCTGCCGATGAGCGCCGACGAGGCCCGCCTGGCCGCCGACGTCGACGCCAAGCGCACCACCCTGTTCCGCGACGGCATCGAGCCGCTGGTCACCGCGCTGCGCGCTCACGATGCCGCCGCCGTCGACAAGGCGGTGATGACCGTGATTCCGCCGATGTTCGTCGCGCTGTCGGCCGCCGTGGATGCGCTGGACCGCAACCAGGCCGAACAGGCCAAGGCTGCCTACGAGGGGGCTGTGACGCGTTCGCAGAACTTCCTGTGGCTGATCATCGGTGCCATCGTGGTGGGGATTCTCTCGGCGGTGGCCTGTGCGTTCGGCCTGGACCGGGCGATCTCGGTGCCGCTGAGCCGCATGCTCGGCAGTTTCGGTGAGATCTCGCGTGGCAACCTCACCGAGCAGATCGTCGTCACCAGCCAGGACGAGATGGGCGCGCTCACGCGCGGCCTGCAGGACATGCAGCGCGGGCTGATCCGGACCATCGAGACGATGCGCGGCGGCAGCGATTCGATCGCCAGTGCCACCAAGCAGATCGCGGCCGGCAACATGGATCTGTCGCAGCGCACGGAAGAGCAGGCCAGCTCGCTGGAAGAGACGGCTTCCAGCATGGAAGAGCTGACCTCGATCGTGAAGCAGAACGCGGACAACGCGCGCCAGGCGAGCACGCTGGCGGTCAACGCTTCGGACATCGCGGTCAAGGGCGGCGAGGTGGTGGGCCGCGTGGTCGAGACCATGGCCGGCATCAACGACAGCAGCAAGAAGATCGCCGACATCATCGGCGTGATCGAGGGCATTGCATTCCAGACCAACATCCTGGCGCTGAACGCGGCGGTGGAAGCGGCCCGGGCCGGTGAGCAGGGGCGTGGCTTCGCGGTGGTGGCGGGCGAGGTGCGCAGCCTGGCGCAGCGCTCGGCGGGGGCGGCCAAGGAGATCAAGGAGCTGATCTCGGACTCGGTCGGCCGGGTCGAGAACGGCACCACGCTGGTGGCCGAGGCCGGCACGGTGATCGACGAAGTGGTGGTGGCGGTCAAGCGCGTGACGGACATCATGGGCGAGATCAGCGCGGCGTCGGACGAGCAGAGCTCGGGCATCGAGCAGGTCAACCAGGCCGTGAACCAGATGGACGAGGTGACGCAGCAGAACGCGGCACTGGTGGAAGAGGCCGCGGCGGCCGCGCAATCGCTGGAAGAGCAGGCGCGCCTGCTGCGCGAGACGGTGGCCTCGTTCCGCCTGCCGCAAGGCGGCGGCGAGGTGCGTGCCGCCGCGCCGGCCGTGCGTGCCGTGGCGGCGGCCAAGCCTGCCGCGGCGGCGACCGTCGCCAGGCCGGCGGTCCGCAAGCCGGCTGCAACGGTGCGTGCGCGTGCGCCGCGCAAACCCGCTGCCGAGGCACCGGTTGCCAAGGCGGCATCATCGCCGGCGCCGGCGCCGGCGGAACCGGCCGGCGGCAAGCTGGCCCTGTCGGCGGCGGTCGATCAGGATGACTGGACCCAGTTCTGACGGCCGGTCTCCAGTGCTGTATTGCCTGACGGTGCGATAAACCCGCGCTGTCATCGCCGCGCTGTTTCAGCGTTGCAACCGGTTCGGCCTGCGTGCCGGAGCGGAGGTTGTGCCTACGGTAGTGCTTGCCGTCCGGCGAGGTTCGCGCGCGAGCCTCGCCGTTTTGCTTTGCGGCGGGCGTTTCCTTGCGCTTGCCGCGAAGCCTTGCCCGGCAAGGCTGTCCTCCGGAGCCGGCATCGGCGGGCTGTCGGCACGTTCCCCGTGCGGGCTGTTTCGGCCCGCGCCTCTCCCCCAAATGCCCAGCGCGGAATGCCGGCATGCCTCCGCCGTTCGTAGGGCGGGTTTCTACGCTGCCGGGATGACCCAACCGCCATCTTGGCAACGCGGCACCGCACTGCCCTGCGCGTCGGCGGTGCCGCAGCGTTCAGCCGTGCAACAAACCCGCATGTCCCTCACCCGCGAGCGGTGTTCCACCGTGCGCTGCACCGCATAACCATGCGCCCTGGCGGCGCTTGGTACGGTCCTCGCGTTGCGTTCCCCGGAAACGAGCCACAGAACGTGCATCGTCAGCGATCGCCCCTGAAGGCGGTCCGATGCCGTGGCGCAGAGCGTTTGCGCCACGTGCCCATAACAAGCAAAAACGGGGGAAGCCATGAGCGCCATCGCTCTGACTGGGGGAAATCACGCATACCGTTCGGGCGCCGGTAGGCGGGAGGCGTCATGAGTCACGCGGTGTGGGAGGCCTACCTGGCGCTGCTCAACACGATGACCGTGGCGACGGCGCTCGTCATTCTCATCAGCACCGCCGACGACTTCTTCCTGGATGCCTTCTACTGGGTGCGCGAGCTCTGGCTGTGGCGCAGCGCGAGCCGCCTGCCCGCCACCATTTCCGCGCAAACGCTGCGCGAGCGCGAGGAGCGCTACCTCGCCATCATGGTGCCGGCCTGGAAGGAATACGACGTCATCGCCAAGATGGTGGAGAACACCCTGGCGACGATGGAGTACACCCGCTACATCATCTTCGCCGGCGCCTACCGCAACGATGCCGAGACCACCACCGAGGTCGACCGCATGGTGCGCCGCTATCCCGGCCGGGTGGTGCGCGCCACCGTCGCGCACGATGGCCCGACCTGCAAGGCGGACTGCCTGAACACCCTCATCCAGACCATCGTGCGCTACGAGGCGGGGCACGGCATCCGCTTCGCGGGCGTGATCATGCACGACTGCGAAGACGTGATCCACCCGCTGGAGCTGAAGTACTTCAACTACTTCATCGGCGACCAGGACCTGGTGCAGTTGCCCGTGCTGTCGCTGGAGCG
It encodes the following:
- a CDS encoding class I SAM-dependent methyltransferase, giving the protein MMSGIGRFGSKPGDTKSIKLQAPLDRIVASGIADLRVSHYYFDEPLFDEYELTTVRATWDFSAAESIVRDGHNILDLGCGDGRLLLHLAEKFSLKESFGIDISPVAIDRFNASIHHSHVHALQGDIFDLPAPITQRRFDVVTFGDATVNFILDDDKLEVLLRSAKAQLRDAGSRIMVAVFGDGTPERLSFMDKRCTVVPFRRSNGEAALIWWAYKYDSDKLIMHRSVFAQSGRNENGNIEGVVCDLRDRMWTPSALVPIAEASGLTVDKVIASEVQDGTAVGMATAIVILKSA
- a CDS encoding 2-hydroxyacid dehydrogenase, translated to MQPTLLILIAMAADHLARIGQHFHVIYAPTRAERDAAVTRDGHAVRVVLTNGSTGLSAPEIAAMPALELACALGAGYENIDVQAARARGVVVANGAGTNDACVADHAIGLLLATVRGIPKLDRATRNGIWRDDIPLQPGVWGKRLGIVGLGTIGLQIARRAAGFDMQIGYHNRKPRENVPYRYFDAIGAMAEWADFLIVATPGGAQTRHLVNRDVLEALGPTGYVVNIARGSVVDTAALEAAIRAGRLGGAGLDVYESEPAPPAGLLDLEQVVLTPHIAGWSPESIAATVDRFLENARLHLAGEAVVSPV
- a CDS encoding methyl-accepting chemotaxis protein; translation: MLNRLSIRFRLNAALVLLGALLAIIGTIGVIGMRASDANIREIYSNQLASTSLVSKAQLNAAVIRTTLDRAVFHIDAADVPAVIDKAAAYRAKSEDAWKQYKGLPMSADEARLAADVDAKRTTLFRDGIEPLVTALRAHDAAAVDKAVMTVIPPMFVALSAAVDALDRNQAEQAKAAYEGAVTRSQNFLWLIIGAIVVGILSAVACAFGLDRAISVPLSRMLGSFGEISRGNLTEQIVVTSQDEMGALTRGLQDMQRGLIRTIETMRGGSDSIASATKQIAAGNMDLSQRTEEQASSLEETASSMEELTSIVKQNADNARQASTLAVNASDIAVKGGEVVGRVVETMAGINDSSKKIADIIGVIEGIAFQTNILALNAAVEAARAGEQGRGFAVVAGEVRSLAQRSAGAAKEIKELISDSVGRVENGTTLVAEAGTVIDEVVVAVKRVTDIMGEISAASDEQSSGIEQVNQAVNQMDEVTQQNAALVEEAAAAAQSLEEQARLLRETVASFRLPQGGGEVRAAAPAVRAVAAAKPAAAATVARPAVRKPAATVRARAPRKPAAEAPVAKAASSPAPAPAEPAGGKLALSAAVDQDDWTQF
- a CDS encoding glycine zipper 2TM domain-containing protein; its protein translation is MQATDKPARNSRTGRVGRWAAVAAMAVAAAGLAGCVTAPYPAYGAGYGAGYAAGSSPAYGGGYGGTTISGQPYSNGYSSGYDSSYNSGGYNNGYGNPGTPDTPQPYPAYSSPNYSPYPGNGSQGGYGGAPAYQAPADNRYGVVDRIEMVPVRGTPTGVGAVLGGVVGGLVGHQIGGGRGNTVATIGGAVAGALAGNTIEGNTATGQAYRVVLRLNDNSVTALTQSNPNGLRVGDRARIENGMAVPY
- a CDS encoding MFS transporter; this encodes MGIRGRWALVFIGISLSLGSFADEAAQVTFALRLADHTSSVSILLAAGLIGGMLSGPIAPMILQRIGPRKAIPAVFLLQSILIAVASLANQFWSYVVVSLALGSTGSLQWGAIMVAIPSYTNDERYIDRVNRITQSVRNMGYVGGPALGGLLYGMAGRSRGLLLLALLVLVAAPVTALCFKVLDSFSQKSDQTPTQEKQKGRFDLPDLFRTAGVIRAVAPLLMTVVLTSTLNVLLIFRVRTELQFSAEIYGFVISALSVGLIVGPVVFSGMLARFGDAAGASIAASIIGFGILWLALSDAAWIIMCATFLIGSANGIQNALTASFMMKAIDPQRRVNLMPAYIFCIQTSVFLGFLSAGMVSTAHVSMALVAVGVATAIIGACGFALNVKNRPSMITKGA